A stretch of Trichomycterus rosablanca isolate fTriRos1 chromosome 8, fTriRos1.hap1, whole genome shotgun sequence DNA encodes these proteins:
- the sh3gl3b gene encoding endophilin-A3b: MSVKGLKKQFHKASQRLKEKINGVEGTKLDEDFIQMEKKTEITHKLIADLIAKTTEYLQPNPAYRAKLSMINTVSRIRRQVKTVGYPQTEGILGDCMLRYGHELGVDSAFGCALVDMGLALKQMAQLRDCLDERVKQSFIDPLQILHDKDLKEIAYHLKKLEGRRLDFDYKNGYKGRIAESEINQAKEKFEESKDLAERSMFNLLQNEVEQVQKLLGLIEATMEYHSQSSHILENLRVSLENRITDVNNRPKREFTSRSLTSTMCYTDKYGFSTSSSYDTEITEAPSEKNVTPASKTSYQTTIMGNTSEHPANTDKCYSSLDQPCCRALYNFKPEDDKELSFKKGDIIILTNQVDENWYEGQLSGESGFFPISYVKVLVPLPQ, encoded by the exons ATGTCCGTGAAGGGATTGAAGAAACAGTTTCACAAAGCAAGTCAG CGGCTTAAGGAAAAGATCAATGGGGTTGAAGGAACAAAACTGGATGAAGATTTCATCCAAATGGAAAAG AAAACTGAAATCACCCACAAACTGATTGCTGATCTCATTGCAAAAACCACAGAGTACCTTCAGCCAAACCCAG CATATAGAGCAAAACTTAGCATGATTAATACAGTGTCCAGAATCCGAAGGCAGGTCAAGACAGTTGGCTACCCCCAGACAGAAGGAATTCTTGGAGACTGTATGTTACGCTACGGTCATGAGCTTGGGGTTGATTCTGCATTTG GCTGTGCACTGGTGGACATGGGACTGGCCTTGAAGCAGATGGCCCAGTTAAGAGACTGTCTGGATGAGCGTGTCAAACAGAGCTTTATCGATCCACTTCAGATTCTGCATGACAAAGATCTGAAGGAAATAGCA TATCATCTGAAGAAACTTGAGGGTCGTAGATTAGATTTTGACTACAAGAATGGCTACAAAGGAAGGATTGCAGAAAGTGAGATTAATCAGGCAAAGGAGAAGTTTGAGGAGTCCAAGGACCTGGCAGAAAGAAGCATGTTTAACCTTTTACAAAATGAG GTGGAACAGGTGCAAAAGCTGTTAGGCCTTATTGAAGCAACGATGGAATATCATAGTCAGTCCTCGCACATTCTCGAGAACCTGAGAGTTAGTCTGGAGAACAG GATTACAGATGTCAACAACAGACCAAAGAGGGAATTCACATCCAGGTCTCTCACAAGTACAATGTGTTACACAGACAAGTATGGATTTTCCACAAGTTCGTCTTATG aTACTGAGATAACCGAAGCTCCGAGTGAGAAAA ATGTCACTCCTGCATCAAAAACTTCCTACCAGACAACAATTATGGGCAATACTTCTGAACATCCAGCTAATACAG ataAGTGTTATTCATCCTTAGACCAGCCCTGCTGTCGGGCACTATACAACTTTAAACCTGAAGATGACAAAGAGCTGAGCTTTAAGAAGGGTGACATCATTATTCTAACTAACCAGGTTGATGAGAACTGGTATGAAGGACAGCTCAGTGGGGAGTCTGGATTTTTTCCTATCAGCTATGTTAAGGTCCTTGTACCACTTCCACAGTGA
- the nedd1 gene encoding protein NEDD1, with product MEEVTRLVSSGDCLKIWDSTSMSVVEQFNPHSASHPLAQVCWSSSNQYIVSASSIGDKLVVTSLKSSPVPVMELAEGKKQTRVALNSTSQFLVSGGLDNTVNIWDLKTKRLHRSLKDHKEEVTCVSFNSGDSYIASGSTSGDIILHSITTNLSSKAFGHGPNEPIHDLRYSVIKRSLLGSVSDSGSMVLWDANTQKELHKFEGAHKAPASGLAFSPANDLLFITVGLDKKIVCYDTSSKIIFRSKQVESPLTAVDFTPDGAGLVVGSTQGRIYMYDLRNLSSPLKTTTAHKTSVTCIRFQNSSTRLKTSKTTGGRTSSSQSNHRVSVKLGQNLPNGPPTPTLSAPSGHVLSENQPAGRADGQTHNLGSGGGPEVLSREAEGQPSLDKFSSVGRNSLSLDIFSPVTDGFKSHGFSSDTPTSRNGSSADVFFREAEGQHSSDKFRMGRNSLDIFSPVRDDYKSHRLSDASSGKKELDFLPQHGSAQRKNPLGTPGTRCYSPLSAVHTPPAIKEEESIPASPAHTDMQNNMVEKTNGLGQDELIPPTSQTPRIQSVHPFNSPEPSHGRDVPAKLTYDSPASSSQPTAEPAQAAAAAASGAVNSEIPLTSVQMNFVRNMIHEALEDFRDTSHRDIINLQVEMVKQFYIQLNEIHGLIERYSVNDSLVEEIEKLKEENRRLRANY from the exons ATGGAGGAGGTAACAAGGCTGGTGTCATCAGGTGACTGCCTGAAGATCTGGGATTCCACCTCCATGAGTGTGGTGGagcagtttaaccctcacagtGCCAGCCACCCTCTGGCACAAGTGTGCTGGAGCAGCAGCA ATCAGTACATTGTCAGTGCCAGCAGTATAGGTGACAAGCTGGTAGTCACCAGCTTGAAATCCTCACCCGTGCCAGTGATGGAGCTTGCAGAGGGG AAAAAACAAACACGAGTGGCTCTAAACTCAACATCACAGTTTCTTGTCAGTGGGGGACTGGATAACACCGTTAACATCTGGGATCTAAAGACTAAGAGATTGCATCGGAGTCTGAAG GACCATAAGGAGGAAGTGACGTGTGTATCTTTCAACAGTGGTGATAGTTACATAGCATCTGGTTCTACCAGTGGGGACATCATTCTCCACAGCATTACCACCAATCTTTCTAGTAAAGCGTTTGGCCATGGGCCCAATGAG CCTATCCATGACCTGAGGTACTCAGTGATTAAGCGCTCTTTGTTGGGAAGTGTGTCGGACAGTGGCTCCATGGTGCTGTGGGATGCAAATACACAGAAGGAGCTGCACAAGTTCGAGGGAGCACACAAAGCTCCTGCTTCAGGCCTCGCCTTCTCCCCAGCCAATGACCTGCTTTTCATTACAGTTGGTTTGGATAAGAAGATCGTCTGCTATGACACCTCCAgcaaaat CATTTTCCGAAGTAAGCAGGTTGAGTCTCCTCTCACAGCAGTAGATTTCACTCCAGATGGAGCAGGCCTGGTAGTGGGCTCCACTCAGGGTCGAATCTACATGTATGACCTGCGTAATCTAAGCTCTCCACTCAAAACCACCACAGCTCACAAGACTTCAGTTACTTGCATCCGCTTCCAGAACTCCAGCACCAGATTGAAG ACTAGTAAAACAACAGGTGGTAGGACTTCCTCCTCACAGTCCAACCATAGAGTCTCTGTGAAGCTTGGGCAGAATCTGCCAAACGGGCCTCCTACACCCACTTTGTCAGCTCCCTCAGGCCATGTACTGTCTGAAAATCAGCCTGCAGGACGAGCAGATGGACAGACTCACAACCTGG GAAGTGGCGGAGGTCCTGAGGTGCTGTCCAGGGAGGCTGAAGGCCAGCCGAGCCTTGATAAGTTCAGCAGTGTTGGACGAAACAGCCTTAGCCTGGACATCTTCTCACCTGTTACTGATG GTTTCAAATCACATGGTTTTAGTAGTGATACACCAACTTCAAGAAATG gaagcagcgctgatgtgtTCTTTCGAGAAGCTGAGGGTCAACACAGCTCAGACAAATTTAGGATGGGCCGAAACAGCCTTGACATTTTCTCTCCTGTCCGAGATG ATTACAAAAGTCATAGACTCAGCGATGCCTCAAGTGGAAAGAAAG AGTTAGATTTCTTACCTCAGCACGGCTCAGCCCAGCGCAAGAATCCATTGGGCACACCTGGTACTCGCTGCTATAGTCCTCTGTCTGCTGTCCACACACCACCTGCAATCAAAGAGGAAGAATCAATACCTGCATCACCTGCACATACAGACATGCAGAACAACATG GTGGAGAAGACTAATGGTCTCGGGCAGGATGAATTGATACCCCCTACTTCTCAGACTCCACGCATCCAATCAGTTCATCCGTTTAACTCACCCGAgcccagtcatgggagagatgTGCCAGCCAAGCTTACCTATGATTCACCAGCAAGCAGCAGCCAGCCCACGGCTGAACCAG CTCAAGCAGCGGCGGCAGCAGCTTCTGGTGCAGTCAACAGTGAAATTCCTCTCACTTCTGTGCAGATGAATTTTGTACGCAATATGATCCACGAAGCACTTGAGGACTTTAG GGACACATCCCATAGAGACATCATAAATCTTCAAGTGGAAATGGTGAAGCAGTTCTATATTCAACTG AATGAGATCCACGGGCTGATTGAGCGGTACTCTGTGAACGACTCTTTGGTGGAGGAGATAGAGAAGCTGAAGGAGGAAAACCGTCGACTCAGAGCCAATTACTGA
- the si:ch211-59o9.10 gene encoding uncharacterized protein si:ch211-59o9.10, translating into MDSTVGDSRPSSPLQSLNEDETFGSLNDACLLSDSELPNDDHGTFHDFSLIVPETPSPLTFRRKRHSHVTESRSGAALGSADSRRSESGDMIPGYLHTTPNSQRTLKRRRLRDSALSIHQESGGNEARGFVPASSLLPSDFVWMESPRPSQSLHFPLSSTSTASSSTETLYHSVLGAAVGHASWSKPSSSAHTSEQKTISIGNKKQKPRNNKTSSRSSRCTATAPSLGAKEEKHSQDTDTEARVGRPSACQVQEEIVIIDEDEDDDVVVEATVRSIQMAEDEAFARSLQEQFDREEQLHQEQRRLETTSLNRHPQNNLFDSYVGLGWISPWASMVSSPPFSELQQAMFEGQSTNRQRRQVQRGQARTSHRRNAHVPVALLDDSQGDNYEALLAFEERQGAVMAKKTLSKGETERLPTKVYNPAHNAGKTDCQICFSDYKKGEKLRMLPCFHDYHVKCIDRWLKVNATCPICRADVSV; encoded by the exons ATGGATAGTACTGTAGGAGACTCCAGGCCTAGCAGCCCTTTACAAAGTCTGAATGAAGATGAAACCTTTGGATCACTAAATGATGCCTGTTTACTAAGTGACAGCGAGCTGCCAAATGATGATCATGGCACATTTCATGATTTTTCTCTTATCGTTCCAGAAACTCCTAG CCCTCTTACTTTTAGAAGAAAACGGCATTCCCATGTGACTGAAAGTCGCAGTGGg GCTGCACTAGGTAGTGCAGATAGCAGAAGGTCAGAGAGTGGGGACATGATTCCAGGATACCTCCACACTACCCCAAACTCTCAGAGGACATTGAAACGCCGGAGGCTGCGGGACAGTGCACTTAGCATTCATCAAGAATCTGGAGGAAATGAGGCCAGGGGATTTGTACCTGCATCGTCTCTTTTACCTTCAGACTTTGTTTGGATGGAGTCCCCACGGCCATCACAGTCCCTTCACTTTCCCTTGTCTTCCACTTCAACAGCTTCATCGTCTACTGAAACACTTTATCACTCAGTGTTAGGAGCTGCTGTTGGTCATGCTAGCTGGAGTAAGCCCTCTTCCTCTGCTCATACTTCAGAGCAAAAAACAATAAGCATAGGCAATAAGAAACAGAAACctagaaataataaaacaagttCTAGGTCTTCCAGATGTACCGCAACAGCACCTTCACTTGGAGCAAAAGAGGAGAAACACTCACAGGACACAG ATACAGAAGCCAGAGTTGGACGTCCTTCTGCATGTCAAGTACAGGAGGAGATTGTCATCAtagatgaggatgaggatgacgACGTGGTGGTTGAAGCTACAGTTCGCTCTATTCAGATGGCTGAAGACGAGGCATTTGCTAGAAGCCTCCAG GAGCAATTCGACAGAGAGGAACAGCTACATCAGGAGCAAAGGAGATTAGAGACCACATCACTCAACAGACACCCTCAGAATAACTTG TTTGACTCGTATGTAGGTTTGGGTTGGATCTCTCCCTGGGCCTCCATGGTGAGCTCTCCACCGTTCTCAGAGCTGCAGCAGGCCATGTTTGAGGGTCAATCCA CAAACAGGCAAAGACGGCAGGTGCAAAGGGGTCAGGCTCGAACCTCACATCGCAGAAATGCTCATGTTCCTGTAGCTCTGCTTGATGACAGCCAGGGAGATAACTATGAG GCCCTACTTGCATTTGAGGAGCGCCAGGGAGCCGTGATGGCCAAGAAAACTCTCAGTAAAGGGGAGACGGAGAGACTGCCTACAAAAGTTTATAATCCTGCACATAACGCTGGAAAGACTGA CTGTCAGATCTGTTTCTCCGACTACAAGAAGGGGGAGAAGCTGAGAATGCTTCCATGCTTCCATGACTACCATGTAAAGTGCATTGACCGTTGGTTGAAA GTGAATGCTACCTGTCCTATTTGCAGGGCAGATGTGTCAGTGTAG